Part of the Natrononativus amylolyticus genome, GGAGCTCCCGAACCGTCGCGTCGGGGTCGACAGTCACGAGCGCCTCCCGCGGCGTCATCACGTCGGCGACGCGCACCCCGCCGACGGCCGCCTCGAGGGCGGTCTGTCGGGCCTCACCCGCCGCGGCGATGTAGACGAACAGGGCGATCGCGATCATGAAGACGTTGATCGTGAACAGCCCGAACAGCCCGAGGACGAACGCGAACAGCTGGCCGACGCGGGCGGCCTGGGCCGTCGCCACCTCGTAGGGCCGGTTGCGTGCGAGCAGCGCACGCAGCACGCGGCCGCCGTCGAGGGGAAAGCCCGGCAGCATGTTGAACGCCGCCAGCACGACGTTCATTACCGCGAGGTAGGCGAGGACGAACCGCAGCGGCTCGAGCGCGTCGGGGGTCGCGAGCAACAGCCCGTATGAGCCGACGCCGATGGCGACGCTGACCGCCGGTCCGGCGACGGCGATCGCGAGCTCCTGGTGCCACTCCTCGGGCGTGTCGGTCAGCTGGGCGACGCCGCCGAGCAGCCAGAGCGTGATCGACTCGATCGGCACCCCGTAGCGGAGCGCGACGACGGAGTGGCCGAGTTCGTGGAGAAGGACGCTCGCGAACAGACCCAGCGCGGCGAGCGAACCCAGAACCCAGATCCAGCCCGTCCCCTCGAGCGCCGCGACGTCGAGGTCGGTTCCGAGGACGACCTCGAGGACGACCGCGAGTTCGACGACCTGGCCGGCGATCAGCCACGCGAAGATCGGGAGGATGAGCAGAAACGTGACGTCGAGTTTGATCGGAATACCGAGAACCGATCCGATCCGGTAGCTCCTGAACATAGGGAGGCTACGACGGGCAGGGCAATAGGGACTTCCAGCGGGTTACTTGACGACCGTCACCGGCACCGGCGACCGGCGGACGACGAGTTCGGCCACGCTCCCGAGCAGCAGCCGCGCCGCGCCGTCGCGGCCGTGGCTCCCCATCACGACGTGGTCGACGTCGTTCTCCTCGGCGAAGGTAACGATCTCCCGCCACGGCGAGCCCGTCTCGAGAGCCGTCTCGAGTGTACGGCCCTCGGCGTCGACCTGGGACGTTACTCCCTCGAAGTACCGCGTCGCGGCCGCTTTCTGGTCGGTGCGCCACTCCCGGGACGCCGCCGTGTCGTCGTCGACGTCGACCGGATCGGCGACGTACAGGAGCGTTATCGTCGCGTTCGGGAACAGTTCGAGCGCCGTCTCGAGTGCGGCCGTCGACTGCGTCGAGCCGTCCACCGGAACGACCACGTTGGAACTCATGCACGGACGTTGGGGAGTCCGGAAAATAACACTTTGTCACCTGACGACGGTAACCGGCACCGACGCGCGGCGGACGACGAGTTCCGCCACGCTCCCGAGCTGGAGCTTCATCGCCCCGCCGCGGCCGTAGCTCCCGACGACGATCCCGTCGACGTCGTTCTCGTCGGCGTAGGCGACGATCGTCTCCGCCGGCGAGCCGACGCGGGTGTCCCGTACCACCTCGGGGGTGGCCTCGAGCCCCTCGAGCGCGCGGTCGAACAGCTCGTCGGCCCGCTCGCGTTCTGCCTCGAGCCAAGCGTTCGACAGCGGGGCCGGCGCGTCGGCGTCGGTCTCCGGGTCGCGGTCGAAGGGGTCGATCGCGTGAAAGCAGACGAGCGTCGCGTCGGGGAACGTCTCGGCCGCGTACCGGAGGGCGGCGCTCGAGCGATCGGAGCCGTCGAGACCGACGAGAATGCGTGGCGACATAGGGGCCCGTACGATGAGGGCCGACAAAAGGGTTCACGACTTCGACAACCGACTTTCTTTCAGTCTGAGTCGTCGAGGGCGGTAACGGTCAGTACAGCAACCTCTTTTACCGGGGGCATCGGCTGGCGTCGGAGACGCCAGCCTCAACCCCCGGCAAAACCCGTTGATGCCAAAAAGCCGCCGTCGCGGACTTCGTCCGCTTCGGCGGGGAAACGCCTCGCTTCGCTCGGCGTATGCTCCAGGATGAATGTACGTTCACTAAGCAGTTGGACTTTGCACTTCTCGAGTCAATCCTTTCACCCTCCGCCACGAATCCACGTCCGATGTACGACGCGATTCTCGTCCCGACCGACGGTCGGGAGAACACCGAACGGGCGATCGATGAGGCGATCGAACTCGCTCGCGTTCACGACGCGACGCTGCACACGCTGTACGTCGTCAACTCCTCGGCGATCGCACCCGGGATCGACTTCGACGATCTCGAGGAGATCGGGGCCGAGGCCGTCGCGTACGTCGCCGGCCGGGCTGGCGAGGCCGGCGTCGAGGACGTCGAGACCGCCGTCACCCACGGGCTGCGCCACCAGGCGATCCTCGACTACGCCGCCAGAAACGGGATCGAACTGATCGTGATGGGGCGCCAGCGGCGCCTCGAGCGACTGTTTCGCGGCGGAACCTCCGACCGCGTCTCCGAGGAGGCCTCGGTGCCGGTGCTGGTCGTCGAGCGGTAGTCGTCCCTGCGCCGAACCCGTCAGCGATCGAACGGCTTTTGCGGGGCGCACCGGAACTCGAGGGCGAGATGGACGAGCAAGACCGCGTCGCGGCGTTCGTCGACCGCCACGGGATCGACGAACCGCCCGCGTACCGGGCACTCGATCTCGCCTCGGAGGTCGGCGAGGTCGCCAAGGAGGTCACCGAATCGAGCGACTACGGGGCGTCGCCGGACGACGTCGAGATCGCGGGGGACGAACTCGGCGACGCGCTGTTCGCCCTGCTCGCGCTGTGTGAGTCGGTCGACGTCGACGCCGGGGCGGCCCTCGAGGCGGCGCTGGCGAAGTACGAGGCCCGACTCGAGGAGACCGGGTCGCCGGCCTCCGGTGAGTAGTCCGAGGCCGACGGCCCGGCGGCCGGATGGAGAGCGGTCGACACCGCTAACCGTCCCCGGTCCCGTAGCACCCGGTATGAACCGACGCGCGTTTCTCGGTGCGACCGTCGCCACCACCGCGGCGGCGGTCGCCGGCTGTACGGCGCTGTTTCCGGCCTCGCTACCGGACGAACTCGAGGGGGTCGACGGCGACGCCGACCAGCTCCCGACGCCGACGCTCGGCGACGGCGGCGTGACGGTCGAGGTCTACGAAGACCTGGGCTGTCCCGGCTGTCAGGAGTTTCAGCGGACCGTGATGCCGGAGCTCGAGGCCGACCTGCTCGAGACCGAGCGGGCGACGTACCACCACTACGACTTCCCGCTACCCGCGGACGACCGGTCGATCGCCGCGGCCAACGCGGCACGAGCGGTCCAGGACGACACCCGGACAGACGACGAGCCGAACGGCGCGTTCTTCGAGTACAAGCGGACGGTGATGGAGACCGACGACTGGAGCGACGACCGGCTCGTCGACCTCGCGGAGGACGAAGGGGCCGATCCCGTCGTCGTCGGTGACGCCCTCGAGGAGGACGCCTACTACCCGACGCTCGTGGCGGACTGGAACCGCGGCGACGACCGGGGAGTCACCCAGACGCCGACCGTACTGGTCGACGGCGAGGAGGTCGACGATCCGACGGCCGAGGAGATCGGCGCCGCCGTCGACGAGGCCGAGTGAGGGCGTGAGCGGTCGTATCAGGCACCCCCGTGGGATAGTGTATCGAATCGAAACCGGTTGGGACTGCCGCGTAAGGAAGCTCTTTTTGTAACCGTTGATAAGCTCCGCCAGATTCTCGTGGCCCGGATTCCGAACCCGTTCCGTCTCGCGATCCTGTGGATCGGGCTCGCACTCGCCAGGATCGGCCTGATCGAGGCCGAGCGGGCGCGCCGGACCACGGACCTCGCCTGGCCGCGCATCGTCACTGGCATCGCGCGGATGTCCAAGAGCGCGGTCGACGTCGCGATGGTCGGGATTGCCGTCGGCTCGGCCGCCATCGCCGGCGTCGGCTTCGCCTCGCCGTTCTGGGGGCTCGCGTTCTCCATCGGCGGCGGGATCGCCGGCGGAACGATCGCGCTCGTCTCCCAGCGCTACGGCGCCGAGGCGTTCGACCAGCTCGGCCAGGCGGTGCGCTCGAGTGCCGTCCTCGTCGTCGCGATTTCGCTGCCGGTGACGGCCGTCTTCTGGGTGTACGCGACCGAGCTCATCTCGCTGATCAGCAACGACCCCGAGGCGATCAGGCTCGGTGCGACGTACCTGCAGATCGTGAGCCTCGGCATCCCGTTTGCGGGACTCAACCTGATCGGGAGCCGCATCTTCGTCGGCATGGACGACGCCTGGACGCCGATGGTCGTCCGCGCCGGCGGGGCGCTCGCCAACATCGGGCTGAACGCCGTGCTCATCTTCGGTCTCGACCTGGGCGTTGCGGGGGCGGCGCTCGGAACCGTCCTCGCGAATCTCGCCGTGACGGCGACGTTCGCCCTCGGGCTGATCGCGGGCCGACTCCCCGGCGTGGGGACGTTCGACGTCACCATCGACCCGTTCGGGACGTACCTCCACGGGGAGACGCTCAGGGACCTGATCACGATCGGCCTCCCGGTGATGGGGCGAAACCTCGTCTGGACGATCGCCGAGTTCCCCATGCTCGCCGTCGTCGACATCTTCGGGCAGGACACGGTCTCCGCCTACGTCATCGCCCGGCGGATCTGGGGCGTCATGAACACGCCCGGCTGGGGCTTCGGCCTCGCGGCCTCGAGTCTGGTCGGCCAGGAGCTCGGAACGGGCGACGAGGGCACCGCAGAGCAGTACGGCCGGGAGATCGTCCGCTTCGCGGTCGCGGTGTACATCGTCTCGGCGACGATCATCTTCGTCTTCGCCGAGCCGATCACGCTCCTGTTCACCGACGACCCGTCCGAACTGTCGGTCTCGACGACGGTGTCGCTCGTGTACGCCGCCTGCGTCGCCGTCGTCCTGCAGGGGGTCGCCGGCGGCGCCTCGGGTGCGCTCGACGCGACCGGCGACACGCGCTGGCCGTTCTACAGCCAGGCGCTCGGGATGTTCGGCTTCGCCATCCCGATCGCTTACCTCGGCGCCGCGGGGCTTTCGATCCCCGGCTTCGTCGTTCCGGTCGTCGACGTCGCGGTTCCCGGCGTCTCGATTCCGGCGCTCGGGATCGGCGCGCTGTACGTCGCGTTCGTCGCCGAAACGGCCGTCCCGGCCGCGATCAACTACCACCGATTCCTGAGCGGGAAGTGGAAGCGGATCAGCCGCGGCTACCGCCCCGAGACCCCCGCGGCCGACGACTGATCACGGCGCCGGCCGCGCCTCGAGCGTGAGGTCGACCGTCTCGGACTCCCCGTCGCGGACGATCTCGACGGCGATCGTCTCGCCCGGGGTGGTCTCGAGGGCGAGGTACGCCGAGAGGCGGTCCTGGCTCGGGATCTCCTGGCCGTCGATGGCGACGAGCACGTCCGCGCCGACGGGGACGAATCCGCCGTCGACGACCGCCACGTCGTCGACCGCCTCGAGAATTCCGTCCGCGGGCGAGCCGTCGACGACGTCGATGATCAATACGCCGCCCGTGTGATCGGTGTCGTAGAACTCGGCGATCAGCGGCGTGAACGGCGCCGTGGCGACACCCAGGTACGGGTGTTCGTACTCCCCGTCGTCGATCAGCGCGGGGACCACCCGCCGGACGAGCGCCGCGGGGATCGCGAAACCGATGTTCCGTCCCCCGCCCGCGAAGACGACGCCGATGACGTCGCCCTCGAGGGTCGCGAGCGGTCCCCCGCTGTTGCCGGGATTGACCGGCGCGTCGGTCTGGATCGCGGCGGGTATCGAGAAGCCGGTCGGGCTCGGGAGCGAGCGATCGACGCCGCTGACGATCCCCTGCGAGATCGAGGCGTCGAGCCCCAGGGGGTTTCCGAGCGCGACGACCTCCCTGCCGACGACCGGCTCGGCCTCGGAGACCGAGAGCGGATCGGCCCCGAGCTCCTCGACGCGAACGACGGCGAGGTCGCTGTACGGGTCGGTTCCGACGACCGTCCCCGAGCGCCAGCGTTCGTCGGTGAACTGGAGGTCGACCGCCTCGGCGTCGGCGACGACGTGGTCGTTCGTGAGGACGTGTTCGTCGTCGTAGACGAACCCCGATCCCGTCGAGCCACTCCCGTCGGGGGAGTCGAGGACCTGGATCAGCACGACGGAGTCGATCAGCGCCCGGTAGACGTCGGCGTACGGTCCGTCGTCCTGCGCAGCCACCCTCGAGGACGGCGAGACGACGACCCCAGCCGCAAGTGCGGTTCCGGCGGCCTCGAGGAATCGACGGCGGTTCACTCGGTCGCGACTCATAGGGTAGTCACCCCACCGAGAGAGTTAAAATGGGTGGGCAAGGCGCCGTTCTATCGGCCACTCGGATCACGGACTGGCGCGCCGATTTATCGGCGCAACCGCGGGTTCGTGGCCGCGTCAGAAATCACGGGCAGCCCTCCGTATCGCCGGCAGCGGTGAACGGAATACAAGGCTGGAAGCCGGTAGGTGGTGGTGATGTCGAACGGCCGTTCCAGCCTCGCACTGGATTCGAAGCCCCGATCCGATTTAAACTCTCGCCCTGAAGTCCGCGGTCGCGTCCGGTCGAGGACCTCCATCTGGGTCGCAGCGCTCGAGACCGCTCGTACCCCCGACTCGGACGCCTCGAGCGGGGCCGATGACCGGACAGCGTCGACGTGGCGTCGTTCACTGTGCGTTACTGCACTAACGCACAGTAGATGGGGGTTAGTCTAATTCCCGTGATTTCGTGCCCCTCGAGTGCCCTACAACTCGTTCTCCACTCGGATAAACTACTGTTTGCTATATAGAAACGAGTTTACCAGTCGAGGCTGCCTCCACTCTGGTATTCCGTCACCTGCGTCTCGAAGAAGTTCTTTTCTTTGTTCAGGTCGACCTGTTCGGACATCCACGGAAACGGGTTTTCTGTCCCGTACTGTGCCGATAAGTCGAGTTGCCCAAGTCGCCGGTCTGCGATGTGTTCGACGTATTCGGCGAACTGCTCGGCACTCATTCCGAGGATTCCGTCAGGACATGCCTCGTAGGCGTAGATTTTCTCTAACTCGACAGCCTCAGTTATCAGGTCGACCACTTCGTCACCGAACTCGTCGGTCCACACACCAGGATTCTCCGTCCGGATCTGGTC contains:
- a CDS encoding CBS domain-containing protein, with product MFRSYRIGSVLGIPIKLDVTFLLILPIFAWLIAGQVVELAVVLEVVLGTDLDVAALEGTGWIWVLGSLAALGLFASVLLHELGHSVVALRYGVPIESITLWLLGGVAQLTDTPEEWHQELAIAVAGPAVSVAIGVGSYGLLLATPDALEPLRFVLAYLAVMNVVLAAFNMLPGFPLDGGRVLRALLARNRPYEVATAQAARVGQLFAFVLGLFGLFTINVFMIAIALFVYIAAAGEARQTALEAAVGGVRVADVMTPREALVTVDPDATVRELLERMFVHRHTGFPVTDSTGVVGFVTLEDVRSVPPVERDARLVRDVMRRSPTTIHASEDAIGALLSLQRDGYGRLLVTDDRGDVVGLVTRSDLARALSIGMVRGRVEDLEPAPGVDEGRLPERTHRW
- a CDS encoding universal stress protein — translated: MSSNVVVPVDGSTQSTAALETALELFPNATITLLYVADPVDVDDDTAASREWRTDQKAAATRYFEGVTSQVDAEGRTLETALETGSPWREIVTFAEENDVDHVVMGSHGRDGAARLLLGSVAELVVRRSPVPVTVVK
- a CDS encoding universal stress protein, with translation MSPRILVGLDGSDRSSAALRYAAETFPDATLVCFHAIDPFDRDPETDADAPAPLSNAWLEAERERADELFDRALEGLEATPEVVRDTRVGSPAETIVAYADENDVDGIVVGSYGRGGAMKLQLGSVAELVVRRASVPVTVVR
- a CDS encoding universal stress protein, with amino-acid sequence MYDAILVPTDGRENTERAIDEAIELARVHDATLHTLYVVNSSAIAPGIDFDDLEEIGAEAVAYVAGRAGEAGVEDVETAVTHGLRHQAILDYAARNGIELIVMGRQRRLERLFRGGTSDRVSEEASVPVLVVER
- a CDS encoding MazG-like family protein, with the translated sequence MDEQDRVAAFVDRHGIDEPPAYRALDLASEVGEVAKEVTESSDYGASPDDVEIAGDELGDALFALLALCESVDVDAGAALEAALAKYEARLEETGSPASGE
- a CDS encoding DsbA family protein, coding for MNRRAFLGATVATTAAAVAGCTALFPASLPDELEGVDGDADQLPTPTLGDGGVTVEVYEDLGCPGCQEFQRTVMPELEADLLETERATYHHYDFPLPADDRSIAAANAARAVQDDTRTDDEPNGAFFEYKRTVMETDDWSDDRLVDLAEDEGADPVVVGDALEEDAYYPTLVADWNRGDDRGVTQTPTVLVDGEEVDDPTAEEIGAAVDEAE
- a CDS encoding MATE family efflux transporter; the protein is MARIPNPFRLAILWIGLALARIGLIEAERARRTTDLAWPRIVTGIARMSKSAVDVAMVGIAVGSAAIAGVGFASPFWGLAFSIGGGIAGGTIALVSQRYGAEAFDQLGQAVRSSAVLVVAISLPVTAVFWVYATELISLISNDPEAIRLGATYLQIVSLGIPFAGLNLIGSRIFVGMDDAWTPMVVRAGGALANIGLNAVLIFGLDLGVAGAALGTVLANLAVTATFALGLIAGRLPGVGTFDVTIDPFGTYLHGETLRDLITIGLPVMGRNLVWTIAEFPMLAVVDIFGQDTVSAYVIARRIWGVMNTPGWGFGLAASSLVGQELGTGDEGTAEQYGREIVRFAVAVYIVSATIIFVFAEPITLLFTDDPSELSVSTTVSLVYAACVAVVLQGVAGGASGALDATGDTRWPFYSQALGMFGFAIPIAYLGAAGLSIPGFVVPVVDVAVPGVSIPALGIGALYVAFVAETAVPAAINYHRFLSGKWKRISRGYRPETPAADD
- a CDS encoding S1C family serine protease; amino-acid sequence: MSRDRVNRRRFLEAAGTALAAGVVVSPSSRVAAQDDGPYADVYRALIDSVVLIQVLDSPDGSGSTGSGFVYDDEHVLTNDHVVADAEAVDLQFTDERWRSGTVVGTDPYSDLAVVRVEELGADPLSVSEAEPVVGREVVALGNPLGLDASISQGIVSGVDRSLPSPTGFSIPAAIQTDAPVNPGNSGGPLATLEGDVIGVVFAGGGRNIGFAIPAALVRRVVPALIDDGEYEHPYLGVATAPFTPLIAEFYDTDHTGGVLIIDVVDGSPADGILEAVDDVAVVDGGFVPVGADVLVAIDGQEIPSQDRLSAYLALETTPGETIAVEIVRDGESETVDLTLEARPAP